A region from the Blastocatellia bacterium genome encodes:
- a CDS encoding DMT family transporter — protein sequence MISFARRRRDSRRSRLGFPLPSTDLLLLMMSMIWGVNFTVIKTALDDFSPLSFNAVRFLIASTALYLFFRHRQSSFTIQREHLGSLIGLGILANTIYQVAFIEGVARSRAGNAALILATTPIFVALLSAVRGHERLDLRSVVGVLLSFTGIALIMGDKVREIAFGQTLFGDLLLLLATLCWAIYTVGLKRFTLQYGAVQSTVVTMIAGTVPLVMISLPSLQAQSWAAIRPIAWAALLFSALGAIVFCFVVWNYGVERLGGTRTAVYSNVSPIIAMIAAGIGLNERPTPGQLVGAAVILLGLYLVRAREEVEITT from the coding sequence ATGATCTCCTTTGCCCGACGACGGCGAGACTCCCGGCGCTCACGACTCGGTTTTCCCCTTCCCTCGACGGACCTGCTTCTGCTCATGATGTCAATGATCTGGGGGGTTAATTTCACCGTCATCAAGACGGCGCTCGACGATTTCTCGCCGCTCAGTTTCAATGCCGTGCGCTTCCTCATCGCCTCGACGGCTCTGTACCTGTTTTTTCGACACCGGCAGTCATCGTTCACCATTCAACGCGAGCACCTCGGATCACTCATTGGCCTGGGAATTCTCGCCAACACGATCTATCAGGTAGCTTTCATCGAGGGCGTGGCTCGCTCGCGGGCCGGCAATGCGGCGCTGATTCTGGCGACGACGCCGATTTTTGTCGCTCTGCTCAGTGCTGTTCGCGGCCACGAGAGGCTCGATCTCCGATCCGTCGTCGGCGTCCTTTTATCATTCACCGGCATCGCCCTGATCATGGGCGACAAGGTGCGAGAGATCGCCTTCGGGCAAACCCTCTTTGGCGATCTTCTTTTACTTTTGGCCACGCTCTGCTGGGCAATCTACACGGTGGGACTGAAACGATTCACGCTTCAATACGGCGCGGTCCAAAGCACGGTGGTGACGATGATCGCCGGGACGGTGCCGCTGGTGATGATTTCGCTCCCCTCGTTGCAGGCGCAATCCTGGGCGGCGATCCGGCCGATAGCCTGGGCGGCACTTCTCTTCAGCGCGCTGGGAGCGATCGTCTTTTGCTTCGTCGTGTGGAACTACGGCGTCGAACGGCTGGGAGGGACGCGAACGGCCGTTTACTCCAATGTGAGTCCGATCATCGCCATGATCGCTGCCGGGATCGGTTTGAATGAACGTCCCACGCCCGGCCAACTGGTGGGAGCGGCAGTGATTCTCCTGGGTCTTTATCTCGTTCGCGCCCGGGAGGAAGTTGAAATCACCACTTAG
- a CDS encoding dipeptidase: MVEESYLEAVLAYIEENRQRYVDELVEIVRIPSISSSSAHREDVRRCAEYLRQKMVESGLTRAEVMPTGGHPVVYGEWLGAPGKPTILIYGHYDVQPVEPLSEWITPPFEATVRDGALYGRGTTDDKGQVYIHLKAVEAWLRTAGSLPLNVKFIVEGEEEIGSEHLEEFLAAHRDLLQADIVVISDTPMLERGLPSICYGLRGLTYMEVEVRGPSVDLHSGSFGGAVANPANVLCEIIAQLKGPDGRVKIPGFYDRVRRLGRRERAQLRQLPFVESEFLRLTGSPALTGERGFATLERIWARPTLDVNGLVSGHTAEGAKTIIPARALAKISMRLVPDQDPEEIARLFENYVRQIAPPTVTVEVRKLSTGRPFLAPYEHPAFQAASRALAKGFGRQAVFIREGGSIPFVATIHQILARPCLLLGFGLPDENSHAPNEWLSLENYHQGIVSVAHLLVELARVL; this comes from the coding sequence AGCTTGTCGAGATCGTTCGCATTCCGAGCATCAGTTCATCGAGCGCTCACCGTGAGGATGTGCGGCGCTGCGCCGAATATCTCCGACAGAAGATGGTGGAAAGCGGCCTCACCCGAGCCGAGGTGATGCCCACCGGCGGTCATCCGGTGGTCTACGGGGAATGGCTCGGGGCACCGGGAAAGCCGACCATCCTCATCTACGGTCACTACGACGTTCAACCGGTCGAACCGTTGTCGGAATGGATCACACCGCCCTTTGAAGCGACAGTGCGCGACGGAGCCCTCTACGGCCGGGGAACCACCGATGACAAAGGTCAGGTCTACATCCATCTCAAGGCCGTCGAAGCCTGGTTGCGGACAGCAGGGTCGCTTCCGCTCAACGTCAAGTTCATCGTGGAGGGAGAAGAAGAGATCGGGAGCGAACACCTGGAAGAGTTCCTGGCGGCGCATCGTGATCTTCTTCAGGCCGACATCGTCGTGATCTCGGATACGCCGATGCTCGAGCGCGGGCTCCCTTCGATTTGTTATGGCCTGCGAGGATTGACCTACATGGAAGTGGAGGTGCGTGGACCGTCGGTGGATTTGCATTCCGGCTCCTTTGGCGGAGCGGTAGCCAATCCGGCGAATGTGCTATGTGAGATCATCGCGCAGCTCAAAGGGCCCGATGGTCGGGTGAAGATTCCGGGATTTTATGACAGGGTCCGGCGTCTCGGCCGCCGCGAGCGCGCGCAACTGCGGCAGCTCCCCTTCGTTGAGTCGGAATTTTTACGCCTGACCGGATCGCCCGCGCTGACGGGCGAACGGGGCTTCGCGACGCTCGAACGCATCTGGGCGCGTCCCACGCTCGATGTCAACGGCCTGGTGAGCGGCCACACGGCCGAAGGAGCGAAGACTATCATCCCCGCTCGTGCGCTGGCCAAGATCAGCATGCGGCTTGTCCCGGATCAGGACCCTGAGGAGATTGCTCGCCTGTTCGAGAATTATGTTCGCCAGATTGCCCCGCCCACGGTGACGGTCGAGGTCCGAAAGCTCTCGACGGGCCGTCCTTTCCTCGCTCCTTATGAGCACCCGGCTTTTCAAGCGGCCAGTCGCGCTCTGGCGAAGGGTTTCGGGCGTCAGGCCGTTTTCATCCGCGAAGGGGGTTCGATTCCTTTCGTTGCCACAATCCATCAGATTCTCGCGCGACCCTGCCTGCTGCTTGGTTTCGGTCTGCCGGATGAGAACTCGCACGCGCCCAACGAATGGCTCAGCCTGGAAAACTATCATCAGGGAATCGTCAGCGTCGCCCATTTGCTGGTGGAGCTGGCGCGAGTTCTCTAA